Below is a genomic region from Delftia tsuruhatensis.
CTGCCATGCGTGCCCTGTTGCAGCGCTGGGGCTGCGAGGTGCCCCTGGCCGGCGGACCGGCCGAGGCACTGGCCCTGGCCGCCCCCGGCCAGGCACCCCAGCTCGTGCTGCTGGACGTGCGGCTGGGCCAGCTCCACGGCCCCGACGTCTATGCACAGCTGTGCCAGCGCTGGGGGCAGTCGCCGCCGGTCATCCTGGTCACGGCCGAGCGCGACGGCACGCTGCGCCGCCAGGCGGCCGAACGCGGCTGGGGCTTTCTGGCCAAGCCGGTGCGCCCGCCCGCGCTGCGCGCCCTCATGAGCCAGATGCTGCTGCGCCACCGCGACAAGGGCGGCTGAGCCGCCCGCTCACATCGCGTCGTCGTTCTCCAGGCTCTTGACCAGCACGGCCGCCTGGGTGCGGCTGTAGCACTCCAGCTTCTTGAGGATGGCCGTCACATGCACCTTGACGGTGTTCTCGGCCAGGCCCAGTTCATGGGCGATCTGCTTGTTGAGCAAGCCGTCGGCCAGGCACAGCAGCACCCGGAACTGCTGGGGCGTGAGCTGGGCCAGTCGCGCGGCCAGCGCGGCATCGGCCTCGGAGCGCTCGGCCGCCATGGGCGGAAACCAGCTGCCGCCGTCCAGCACTTCCTGCAGCGCCGCGCCTATCGCCTCGGCCGGCGCCGACTTCGGGATGAAACCGGCGGCGCCGAACTGCTGGGCCCGCCGGATCACGCGCGGATGGTCGTTGGAGGAGATCACCACCACCGGAATGTCCGGGTACTCGCCACGCACATGCAGCAGCGCCGAGAAGCCACGCGCTCCGGGCATGGCCAGGTCCAGCAGCACCAGCTCGATCTCCGGATGCTGCTGGAGCGCCGTGCCCAGCGTGGCGGCGCTGGCCGCCTCCAGCACCGCGAACCGGGGCAGGGACTCGCGCAGCACATGGATGACCGCGGCGCGGAACAGCGGATGGTCATCGGCGACGAGAAGCGTGGGTTCGGACATGGGCCAAGTCTGACACGTCTGGAAGCACTTGCCGCGCTCACCTTTCGTTGCAAGCTGGCACGCGGTTTGCAATCGGTTGCGTCATCACGCCTGCCCGCTGGCCGGTACGCCCCGCAATTCGCACCCAAGGAGCCTTGAATTGACCGCTGAGCACTCTGCAAAGGACCCGCTGCACATCCCTGGTGCCCGGGCACCAGGGATGTGCATGCAGACATTCAAGACGCGAGAGTGCAAAACACAAATTAAGTTTCGTCATAACTGTGTCAAAACTGCAACTTCGTGGCCGGCGCAATGCCTTGGATGCGTTGTAATACGCGGCTTAGCCAGTCACGCGCGCCTGCTCCGCCCCCTGCGAAGGCGCGCCGATGCCAGCCGGCCCCTGATGCGAAAACACCACTGTCCCAGGTTTGCCACGTAGCCCACCCCGGGCGATTGGTTCATCGTCTGGCCCGGTCACAGCACTGGCCAACCGTTTCCACTCTCCAACAATGAAAGACTCCTCAACATGAAACGTTCCTTCATCGCACTGGCCGCGACCCTGGCCTGCGCCGGCGCAGCCCATGCGCAAAGCTCGGTCCAGCTGACGGGCCTGGTGGATGCCTATGCAGGCTCCATGCGCATGGCCGGCGACGCCAACAGCAAGGGCGTCGTGGGTTCGGGCGGCATGACCACCTCCTGGTGGGGCATGAAGGGCCAGGAAGACCTGGGCGGCGGCCTGAAGGTCGACTTCCAGCTGACGGCCTTCATGCGTGTGGACACCGGCAGCCCCGGCCGTTTCGATGGCGACCCGTACTTCTCGCGCGATGCCAACGTCGGCCTGACCGGCGGCTTCGGCACGGTGCGCCTGGGCCGCGGCATGGCGCCCAATTTCCTGCCCACCATCCTGACCAACCCCTTCGGCGACTCCTTCACCATCTCGCCGCTGGTGCTGCACGCCAACGTGGGCACGGGCGCCTGGGGCTCGGCCAACCTGACCACGCCCTCCGACACCGGCTGGAGCAACCAGGTCGTCTACACCACGCCCAAGTTCGGCGGCCTGCAGGCCAACGTCCACTACCAGTTCGGTGAAAAGGGCGGCGACTCCGGCAAGAAGAACATCGGCGTGAACGCCCTGTACTTCGGCGGCCCGCTGAGCCTGGTGGCCTTCTACGAGCGCGCCCAGATCAGCAACCCCGTGAGCCTGGCCGTGATGCCCACCAAGACCGACTGGATGCTGGGCGGCACCTACAACTTCGAAGTGGCCAAGCTGTACGCGACCTATGGCCAGGCCAAGGTCAAGGACCTGGACCGCAAGAACAGCACCTACTCGCTGGGCCTGGATGTGCCGCTGACCTCGGCCGGCACCATCAAGGCCGCCCTGGCCCGCACCAAGGCCGAAGTGGGCGCCGTGGACTCCACGCGCACCACGGTCAGCCTGGGCTACGACCACTACCTGTCCAAGCGCACCGATGTCTACACCGTGCTCATGCACGACCGCATCACGGACCTGAAGTCGGGCACCAGCCTGATCGCGGGTATCCGCCACCGTTTCTAAGGCGACGCCCGGCCTGCCAGCACAGGCCGGGGATTCCGTCCCGCAGCTTTCAGCGAGGCTCTGCCTCGCTTTTTTTTGCCTGTCCCTCAGGTCGATAGGCAATTTCTTCCACTGCTTTTTTTCACGAACGTCAAGAGAGAAAGCGATTGTCTGACAGCCCCAGTGCGCAATCTGGTGTGCAATAGAGTCCAGGCCCAGCCCCAAGCTCCGCCTGCGCTAGCCAGACAAGGAGGCCACCATGCGCAGACCCAGCCCC
It encodes:
- a CDS encoding porin codes for the protein MKRSFIALAATLACAGAAHAQSSVQLTGLVDAYAGSMRMAGDANSKGVVGSGGMTTSWWGMKGQEDLGGGLKVDFQLTAFMRVDTGSPGRFDGDPYFSRDANVGLTGGFGTVRLGRGMAPNFLPTILTNPFGDSFTISPLVLHANVGTGAWGSANLTTPSDTGWSNQVVYTTPKFGGLQANVHYQFGEKGGDSGKKNIGVNALYFGGPLSLVAFYERAQISNPVSLAVMPTKTDWMLGGTYNFEVAKLYATYGQAKVKDLDRKNSTYSLGLDVPLTSAGTIKAALARTKAEVGAVDSTRTTVSLGYDHYLSKRTDVYTVLMHDRITDLKSGTSLIAGIRHRF
- a CDS encoding LuxR C-terminal-related transcriptional regulator, which gives rise to MSEPTLLVADDHPLFRAAVIHVLRESLPRFAVLEAASAATLGTALQQHPEIELVLLDLAMPGARGFSALLHVRGEYPDIPVVVISSNDHPRVIRRAQQFGAAGFIPKSAPAEAIGAALQEVLDGGSWFPPMAAERSEADAALAARLAQLTPQQFRVLLCLADGLLNKQIAHELGLAENTVKVHVTAILKKLECYSRTQAAVLVKSLENDDAM